The following proteins are co-located in the Melanotaenia boesemani isolate fMelBoe1 chromosome 5, fMelBoe1.pri, whole genome shotgun sequence genome:
- the arhgef11 gene encoding rho guanine nucleotide exchange factor 11 isoform X4, translating into MSLRQPTSTLDRLSSLTIGDSERKSSAGQQREQIADIITETTSPGLVQRCVVVQKDQLGFGFTVCGERIKLVQNVRPGGAAVKAGVQEGDRIIKVNGSLVSSMSHQEVVKLIKSGTYVALTLQGPPPSAASLPLEPLPTDLTPNQRTSLGSEAPPPPPPPLPSGPSSGTSQRITGPKPLQDPEVQKHATQILRKMLEQEEAELQGLMEEQLKNPSPLLEERIESAKRRAHQVRVKIQQDLEGTRSESVTGFIIAGEGRQSVDSSEGDVEAFESPHSSPSFSFRTTHHRRQSSDTNPLYDTGGKAQIISPEEEDEDYDGYAFNEMDGLFQDIESLKSRPAHMTVFMRYVFTQLLDPNPLLFYLSVEAYLGSSPKDARALAPQICSHFLDPDAPLKIKVREEYLTDIESRLHAQEDIRGPLSELQQQVLPDIQDQIQDYRNKQMMGLGSLFGEGDLQLLDGDPVKERQVVDRQVTALWEILSKHEEDRSSPLASAVLLYLRHSGIKLRDSKVFPGLSTEKEKWLAFLKTKKLTGNKKDKDGEDKKRNPILKYIGKPRSTSQSTFHVPLSPTEVRPGSVRNIIQQFENNPDMPGEEGGDSADPQRLSSSSLCEEGMDSPAVSTRLARSESLKAQGEGRRRGVASGAETVPRSRSDVDMEDCGEEREQSGLRLLQHSASSSASSSSARSLENPTPPYTPRSRRRSVDSTLALLPDAAALEEEVCDGQNWQDTVSPQLLATLSPREVDRQAVIYELYTTEVSHLRTLRVLDKVFFEKMRSVLNSEELACIFPNLHHVYKLHASLCEAMKKRRETPTVQEIGDVMLARFEGAAGEEFQDQATLLCCQQTQALELIKNKKRKDPRFAHLIQECEASPQCRRLQLKDLLVSEMLRLTKYPLLLDNIIKHTEAGSSDLPALQRAQACCRGILQVVNEGVRETEHRQCLSQYQRRLDAAPQFKNLDLTTKRMIHEGPLTWRINRDKQIEIQALLLSDYLVLLQRGPDDRLQLRYPSRWLGGGGGGGGDSKTSFSPLVKLDSLLVRSVATDNKALYVISTTERQIYELVAGTSSEKNNWKDLLEKTISSAGGSSPLIKHTMPLSSPSLRSASPVSTGSNVFGDTSMAEQSDSTETHSSNDDNISENTPMDQSGAFNCSEGQAFGVAEAALQDVETLRQLILRDLEEDGWSHDSDDTPTNETTNGRSSFTARQRPESLETVLNFSTNEWDAEPEEVPTPSDSRPCSVQVVRKAVVAGPLPPPSCSSVPDDITDDVGLPSNQSSKSRGKAKAQGNTFYLVMPTEQGESLTDDINDPPTPTATNFPQPPVGVMTFQMQPEEEAASSTEFNQSETMQLEQEKGKKGSPLQAANQNHVIKNVDEIFHTIEGLMCKLRKLKEIEKAHHRLLETLRESSVNQESEDQHCCSATVSRTPSMDRSSGDGKEGSPAESKILSTGF; encoded by the exons GTCCTGGTCTGGTCCAGCGATGTGTGGTCGTGCAAAAAGACCAGCTTGGTTTTGGCTTCACAGTGTGCGGAGAGAGAATCAAGCTAGTGCAGAATGTCCGACCAG GTGGTGCAGCGGTCAAGGCTGGGGTTCAGGAGGGGGACCGGATCATAAAG GTGAACGGCTCGTTGGTGTCATCTATGTCACATCAGGAGGTGGTGAAGCTCATAAAAT CTGGAACATATGTCGCTCTTACGCTACAAGGACCACCCCCATCAGCCGCCTCCTTACCACTGGAACCCCTCCCTACTGACCTCACTCCGAATCAGAGAACATCTCTAGGTAGCGAGGctcccccacctccacctccacccttACCGTCTGGACCGAGCAGCGGCACTTCCCAAAGAATCACAGGACCCAAACCACTGCAG gaTCCAGAAGTGCAGAAACATGCAACTCAGATACTCAGGAAAATGCTGGAGCAGGAAGAAGCCGAACTGCAG GGCTTGAtggaggagcagctgaagaATCCGTCGCCATTGCTGGAGGAGCGGATTGAAAGCGCCAAGAGGAGAGCACACCAAGTCAGGGTCAAGATTCAGCAAGACCTG gaGGGAACACGATCAGAATCTGTCACAGGCTTCATCATTGCAGGAGAAG GACGACAGTCAGTGGATTCAAGTGAAGGAGACGTGGAA GCCTTTGAGAGTCCCCACTCCTCCCCCTCATTTTCCTTCAGGACTACCCATCACAGACGTCAGAGCTCCGACACAAACCCCCTGTATGATACG ggTGGGAAGGCCCAGATCATCAGCccggaggaggaagatgaagattaTGATGGCTATGCCTTTAATGAG ATGGATGGCCTGTTCCAGGACATCGAGTCATTGAAGTCACGACCAGCACACATGACCGTGTTCATGAGATACGTTTTCACCCAGCTGTTAGACCCCAACCCTCTG CTGTTTTACTTGTCCGTAGAAGCTTACTTAGGCTCCAGTCCTAAAGATGCTCGGGCACTTGCTCCTCAGATCTGCTCCCATTTCCTGGACCCAGACGCT CCTTTGAAAATCAAAGTACGAGAGGAGTATCTCACAGACATAG AAAGCCGACTTCATGCCCAGGAGGACATCAGGGGACCTCTatctgagctgcagcagcaggtgctgCCGGACATCCAGGACCAGATACAAGACTACAG GAACAAGCAGATGATGGGTCTTGGCTCTCTGTTTGGAGAAGGAGACCTGCAGCTCCTGGATGGAGACCCAGTCAAAGAGAGACAGGTGGTGGACAGACAGGTCACCGCTCTCTGGGAGATATT atCAAAACATGAAGAAGACAGAAG TTCTCCTCTGGCATCAGCTGTGCTCCTGTACCTGCGTCATTCTGGCATCAAGCTCAGAGACTCCAAGGTCTTTCCTGGTCTGAGCACCGAGAAGGAGAAGTGGCTCGCTTTCTTAAAGACGAAAAAG CTGACGGGGAACAAGAAAGACAAAgatggagaggataaaaaaagaaaccccATCCTGAAGTACATCGGCAAACCCCGGAGCACCTCTCAATCCA cATTCCATGTCCCGTTGTCACCCACCGAAG TTCGTCCTGGCAGTGTTAGGAACATCATTCAGCAGTTTGAGAATAACCCAGACATGCCAGGAGAGGAGGGCGGTGACTCTGCAGACCCCCAGCGGCTCTCCTCCAGCAGCCTGTGCGAGGAGGGCATGGACAG TCCGGCGGTCTCGACGCGTCTGGCACGCAGCGAGTCGCTGAAGGCTCAGGGAGAAGGTCGCAGACGGGGCGTTGCTTCAGGAGCCGAGACTGTCCCCCGTTCCCGTAGCGACGTGGATATGGAGGACTGTGGGGAGGAGAGGGAGCAGTCAGGCCTCCGTTTGCTGCAGCATAGCGCCTCGTCGTCTGCGTCCAGCAGCTCTGCCAG GTCTCTAGAGAACCCTACACCCCCATACACCCCTCGGTCTAGACGCAG GAGTGTGGATTCAACGTTAGCGCTGCTGCCAGATGCTGCAGCGTTGGAGGAGGAAGTGTGTGATGGTCAGAACTGGCAGGATACAGTTTCTCCTCAGCTGCTTGCAACACTCAGCCCGAGGGAAGTGGACCGACAGGCTGTCATATACG aGCTGTACACCACTGAGGTGTCCCACCTGCGGACCCTACGGGTTCTGGACAAGGTTTTCTTTGAGAAGATGAGGTCTGTGCTGAACTCTGAGGAGCTGGCCTGCATCTTCCCGAACCTGCATCATGTCTACAAACTCCACG CAAGTCTGTGCGAAGCAATGAAAAAGCGAAGAGAAACTCCCACAGTTCAGGAGATCGGGGATGTTATGCTTGCTAGG TTTGAGGGTGCAGCTGGGGAGGAGTTTCAGGATCAGGCGACGCTGCTGTGCTGCCAGCAGACTCAGGCTCTGGAGCTCATCAAGAACAAAAAACGGAAAGATCCGCGCTTCGCTCATCTTATacag GAGTGTGAAGCAAGTCCTCAGTGTCGACGGCTGCAGCTCAAAGACCTGCTGGTGTCCGAGATGCTGAGACTCACCAAGTACCCTCTGCTGCTGGATAACATCATCAAACACACAGAGG CCGGTTCATCGGACCTCCCCGCACTTCAGCGTGCGCAGGCTTGTTGCCGAGGGATACTGCAGGTTGTCAACGAGGGCGTCAGGGAAACAGAACATCGTCAATGCCTCAGCCAATACCAGCGCAGACTGGACGCTGCTCCTCAGTTCAAG AATCTGGACCTCACCACCAAGAGAATGATTCATGAAGGGCCTCTCACTTGGAGGATTAACAGAGATAAGCAGATCG AGATCCAGGCGCTGCTGCTGTCGGATTACCTGGTCCTTCTTCAGAGAGGCCCGGATGACCGGCTGCAGCTCCGATATCCATCCCGCTGgttgggaggaggaggaggtggaggcggaGATAGCAAGACTTCATTCAGCCCTCTGGTGAAGCTGGACTCACTGCTCGTCCGCTCAGTCGCTACAG ACAACAAAGCTTTGTACGTCATCAGCACCACAGAGAGGCAGATCTACGAGCTGGTGGCGGGGACgtcatcagagaaaaacaa CTGGAAAGATTTACTAGAAAAGACCATCTCCTCAGCTGGAGGCTCATCGCCTCTAATCAAGCACACAATGCCGCTGTC CTCACCCAGTCTACGCAGTGCTTCCCCCGTTTCAACTGGCAGTAATGTCTTTGGAG ACACCTCCATGGCGGAGCAGTCTGATTCCACAGAGACTCATTCCTCAAACGATGACAATATCTCTGAAAACACCCCCATGGACCAATCAGGAGCTTTCAACTGCAGTGAAGGACAAGCGTTTGGTGTTGCAGAAGCTGCTTTACAAGATG TTGAAACCCTTCGGCAGCTCATATTGCGGGATCTGGAAGAAGACGGCTGGAGCCACGATTCAGACGACACACCCACCAACGAGACGACCAATGGAAGGAGCTCCTTCACTGCGAGACAGCGACCAGAGTCTCTGGAGACCGTCCTCAACTTCAGCACCAATGAATGGGACGCGGAGCCAGAGGAGGTTCCAACTCCTTCAGACTCGCGGCCGTGCAGCGTTCAGGTTGTGAGGAAAG CTGTGGTTGCgggtcctcttcctcctccttcctgtTCTTCTGTCCCTGATGACATCACTGATGATGTCGGCCTCCCCTCCAATCAATCATCCAAGTCAAGAGGCAAGGCCAAAGCGCAGG GAAACACTTTCTACTTGGTAATGCCCACAGAGCAGGGCGAGAGCCTTACTGATGATATCAACGACCCTCCTACGCCCACCGCCACCAACTTCCCTCAGCCTCCGGTGGGAGTGATGACATTTCAGATGCAACCAGAGGAGGAAGCAGCCTCCTCTACAGAGTTCAACCAGTCAGAGACGATGCAGCTCgaacaagaaaaaggaaaaaaaggcagCCCATTGCAAGCTGCAAATCAGAATCATGTGATCAAAAATGTGGATGAGATTTTTCACACGATCGAGGGGTTGATGTGCAAGTTGCGCAAACTGAAG GAAATTGAGAAGGCCCATCATCGTCTCCTGGAAACACTAAGAGAGTCCTCTGTCAATCAGGAGTCAGAGGACCAGCACTGTTGCTCGGCAACCGTCTCCAGAACACCCTCTATGGACCGCAGTTCAGGAGATG GGAAAGAGGGAAGTCCAGCAGAGTCCAAAATTCTTTCAACTGGATTTTGA
- the arhgef11 gene encoding rho guanine nucleotide exchange factor 11 isoform X1 has protein sequence MSLRQPTSTLDSRAASKKNGHLFRLSSLTIGDSERKSSAGQQREQIADIITETTSPGLVQRCVVVQKDQLGFGFTVCGERIKLVQNVRPGGAAVKAGVQEGDRIIKVNGSLVSSMSHQEVVKLIKSGTYVALTLQGPPPSAASLPLEPLPTDLTPNQRTSLGSEAPPPPPPPLPSGPSSGTSQRITGPKPLQDPEVQKHATQILRKMLEQEEAELQGLMEEQLKNPSPLLEERIESAKRRAHQVRVKIQQDLEGTRSESVTGFIIAGEGRQSVDSSEGDVEAFESPHSSPSFSFRTTHHRRQSSDTNPLYDTGGKAQIISPEEEDEDYDGYAFNEMDGLFQDIESLKSRPAHMTVFMRYVFTQLLDPNPLLFYLSVEAYLGSSPKDARALAPQICSHFLDPDAPLKIKVREEYLTDIESRLHAQEDIRGPLSELQQQVLPDIQDQIQDYRNKQMMGLGSLFGEGDLQLLDGDPVKERQVVDRQVTALWEILSKHEEDRSSPLASAVLLYLRHSGIKLRDSKVFPGLSTEKEKWLAFLKTKKLTGNKKDKDGEDKKRNPILKYIGKPRSTSQSTFHVPLSPTEVRPGSVRNIIQQFENNPDMPGEEGGDSADPQRLSSSSLCEEGMDSPAVSTRLARSESLKAQGEGRRRGVASGAETVPRSRSDVDMEDCGEEREQSGLRLLQHSASSSASSSSARSLENPTPPYTPRSRRRSVDSTLALLPDAAALEEEVCDGQNWQDTVSPQLLATLSPREVDRQAVIYELYTTEVSHLRTLRVLDKVFFEKMRSVLNSEELACIFPNLHHVYKLHASLCEAMKKRRETPTVQEIGDVMLARFEGAAGEEFQDQATLLCCQQTQALELIKNKKRKDPRFAHLIQECEASPQCRRLQLKDLLVSEMLRLTKYPLLLDNIIKHTEAGSSDLPALQRAQACCRGILQVVNEGVRETEHRQCLSQYQRRLDAAPQFKNLDLTTKRMIHEGPLTWRINRDKQIEIQALLLSDYLVLLQRGPDDRLQLRYPSRWLGGGGGGGGDSKTSFSPLVKLDSLLVRSVATDNKALYVISTTERQIYELVAGTSSEKNNWKDLLEKTISSAGGSSPLIKHTMPLSSPSLRSASPVSTGSNVFGDTSMAEQSDSTETHSSNDDNISENTPMDQSGAFNCSEGQAFGVAEAALQDVETLRQLILRDLEEDGWSHDSDDTPTNETTNGRSSFTARQRPESLETVLNFSTNEWDAEPEEVPTPSDSRPCSVQVVRKAVVAGPLPPPSCSSVPDDITDDVGLPSNQSSKSRGKAKAQGNTFYLVMPTEQGESLTDDINDPPTPTATNFPQPPVGVMTFQMQPEEEAASSTEFNQSETMQLEQEKGKKGSPLQAANQNHVIKNVDEIFHTIEGLMCKLRKLKEIEKAHHRLLETLRESSVNQESEDQHCCSATVSRTPSMDRSSGDGKEGSPAESKILSTGF, from the exons GTCCTGGTCTGGTCCAGCGATGTGTGGTCGTGCAAAAAGACCAGCTTGGTTTTGGCTTCACAGTGTGCGGAGAGAGAATCAAGCTAGTGCAGAATGTCCGACCAG GTGGTGCAGCGGTCAAGGCTGGGGTTCAGGAGGGGGACCGGATCATAAAG GTGAACGGCTCGTTGGTGTCATCTATGTCACATCAGGAGGTGGTGAAGCTCATAAAAT CTGGAACATATGTCGCTCTTACGCTACAAGGACCACCCCCATCAGCCGCCTCCTTACCACTGGAACCCCTCCCTACTGACCTCACTCCGAATCAGAGAACATCTCTAGGTAGCGAGGctcccccacctccacctccacccttACCGTCTGGACCGAGCAGCGGCACTTCCCAAAGAATCACAGGACCCAAACCACTGCAG gaTCCAGAAGTGCAGAAACATGCAACTCAGATACTCAGGAAAATGCTGGAGCAGGAAGAAGCCGAACTGCAG GGCTTGAtggaggagcagctgaagaATCCGTCGCCATTGCTGGAGGAGCGGATTGAAAGCGCCAAGAGGAGAGCACACCAAGTCAGGGTCAAGATTCAGCAAGACCTG gaGGGAACACGATCAGAATCTGTCACAGGCTTCATCATTGCAGGAGAAG GACGACAGTCAGTGGATTCAAGTGAAGGAGACGTGGAA GCCTTTGAGAGTCCCCACTCCTCCCCCTCATTTTCCTTCAGGACTACCCATCACAGACGTCAGAGCTCCGACACAAACCCCCTGTATGATACG ggTGGGAAGGCCCAGATCATCAGCccggaggaggaagatgaagattaTGATGGCTATGCCTTTAATGAG ATGGATGGCCTGTTCCAGGACATCGAGTCATTGAAGTCACGACCAGCACACATGACCGTGTTCATGAGATACGTTTTCACCCAGCTGTTAGACCCCAACCCTCTG CTGTTTTACTTGTCCGTAGAAGCTTACTTAGGCTCCAGTCCTAAAGATGCTCGGGCACTTGCTCCTCAGATCTGCTCCCATTTCCTGGACCCAGACGCT CCTTTGAAAATCAAAGTACGAGAGGAGTATCTCACAGACATAG AAAGCCGACTTCATGCCCAGGAGGACATCAGGGGACCTCTatctgagctgcagcagcaggtgctgCCGGACATCCAGGACCAGATACAAGACTACAG GAACAAGCAGATGATGGGTCTTGGCTCTCTGTTTGGAGAAGGAGACCTGCAGCTCCTGGATGGAGACCCAGTCAAAGAGAGACAGGTGGTGGACAGACAGGTCACCGCTCTCTGGGAGATATT atCAAAACATGAAGAAGACAGAAG TTCTCCTCTGGCATCAGCTGTGCTCCTGTACCTGCGTCATTCTGGCATCAAGCTCAGAGACTCCAAGGTCTTTCCTGGTCTGAGCACCGAGAAGGAGAAGTGGCTCGCTTTCTTAAAGACGAAAAAG CTGACGGGGAACAAGAAAGACAAAgatggagaggataaaaaaagaaaccccATCCTGAAGTACATCGGCAAACCCCGGAGCACCTCTCAATCCA cATTCCATGTCCCGTTGTCACCCACCGAAG TTCGTCCTGGCAGTGTTAGGAACATCATTCAGCAGTTTGAGAATAACCCAGACATGCCAGGAGAGGAGGGCGGTGACTCTGCAGACCCCCAGCGGCTCTCCTCCAGCAGCCTGTGCGAGGAGGGCATGGACAG TCCGGCGGTCTCGACGCGTCTGGCACGCAGCGAGTCGCTGAAGGCTCAGGGAGAAGGTCGCAGACGGGGCGTTGCTTCAGGAGCCGAGACTGTCCCCCGTTCCCGTAGCGACGTGGATATGGAGGACTGTGGGGAGGAGAGGGAGCAGTCAGGCCTCCGTTTGCTGCAGCATAGCGCCTCGTCGTCTGCGTCCAGCAGCTCTGCCAG GTCTCTAGAGAACCCTACACCCCCATACACCCCTCGGTCTAGACGCAG GAGTGTGGATTCAACGTTAGCGCTGCTGCCAGATGCTGCAGCGTTGGAGGAGGAAGTGTGTGATGGTCAGAACTGGCAGGATACAGTTTCTCCTCAGCTGCTTGCAACACTCAGCCCGAGGGAAGTGGACCGACAGGCTGTCATATACG aGCTGTACACCACTGAGGTGTCCCACCTGCGGACCCTACGGGTTCTGGACAAGGTTTTCTTTGAGAAGATGAGGTCTGTGCTGAACTCTGAGGAGCTGGCCTGCATCTTCCCGAACCTGCATCATGTCTACAAACTCCACG CAAGTCTGTGCGAAGCAATGAAAAAGCGAAGAGAAACTCCCACAGTTCAGGAGATCGGGGATGTTATGCTTGCTAGG TTTGAGGGTGCAGCTGGGGAGGAGTTTCAGGATCAGGCGACGCTGCTGTGCTGCCAGCAGACTCAGGCTCTGGAGCTCATCAAGAACAAAAAACGGAAAGATCCGCGCTTCGCTCATCTTATacag GAGTGTGAAGCAAGTCCTCAGTGTCGACGGCTGCAGCTCAAAGACCTGCTGGTGTCCGAGATGCTGAGACTCACCAAGTACCCTCTGCTGCTGGATAACATCATCAAACACACAGAGG CCGGTTCATCGGACCTCCCCGCACTTCAGCGTGCGCAGGCTTGTTGCCGAGGGATACTGCAGGTTGTCAACGAGGGCGTCAGGGAAACAGAACATCGTCAATGCCTCAGCCAATACCAGCGCAGACTGGACGCTGCTCCTCAGTTCAAG AATCTGGACCTCACCACCAAGAGAATGATTCATGAAGGGCCTCTCACTTGGAGGATTAACAGAGATAAGCAGATCG AGATCCAGGCGCTGCTGCTGTCGGATTACCTGGTCCTTCTTCAGAGAGGCCCGGATGACCGGCTGCAGCTCCGATATCCATCCCGCTGgttgggaggaggaggaggtggaggcggaGATAGCAAGACTTCATTCAGCCCTCTGGTGAAGCTGGACTCACTGCTCGTCCGCTCAGTCGCTACAG ACAACAAAGCTTTGTACGTCATCAGCACCACAGAGAGGCAGATCTACGAGCTGGTGGCGGGGACgtcatcagagaaaaacaa CTGGAAAGATTTACTAGAAAAGACCATCTCCTCAGCTGGAGGCTCATCGCCTCTAATCAAGCACACAATGCCGCTGTC CTCACCCAGTCTACGCAGTGCTTCCCCCGTTTCAACTGGCAGTAATGTCTTTGGAG ACACCTCCATGGCGGAGCAGTCTGATTCCACAGAGACTCATTCCTCAAACGATGACAATATCTCTGAAAACACCCCCATGGACCAATCAGGAGCTTTCAACTGCAGTGAAGGACAAGCGTTTGGTGTTGCAGAAGCTGCTTTACAAGATG TTGAAACCCTTCGGCAGCTCATATTGCGGGATCTGGAAGAAGACGGCTGGAGCCACGATTCAGACGACACACCCACCAACGAGACGACCAATGGAAGGAGCTCCTTCACTGCGAGACAGCGACCAGAGTCTCTGGAGACCGTCCTCAACTTCAGCACCAATGAATGGGACGCGGAGCCAGAGGAGGTTCCAACTCCTTCAGACTCGCGGCCGTGCAGCGTTCAGGTTGTGAGGAAAG CTGTGGTTGCgggtcctcttcctcctccttcctgtTCTTCTGTCCCTGATGACATCACTGATGATGTCGGCCTCCCCTCCAATCAATCATCCAAGTCAAGAGGCAAGGCCAAAGCGCAGG GAAACACTTTCTACTTGGTAATGCCCACAGAGCAGGGCGAGAGCCTTACTGATGATATCAACGACCCTCCTACGCCCACCGCCACCAACTTCCCTCAGCCTCCGGTGGGAGTGATGACATTTCAGATGCAACCAGAGGAGGAAGCAGCCTCCTCTACAGAGTTCAACCAGTCAGAGACGATGCAGCTCgaacaagaaaaaggaaaaaaaggcagCCCATTGCAAGCTGCAAATCAGAATCATGTGATCAAAAATGTGGATGAGATTTTTCACACGATCGAGGGGTTGATGTGCAAGTTGCGCAAACTGAAG GAAATTGAGAAGGCCCATCATCGTCTCCTGGAAACACTAAGAGAGTCCTCTGTCAATCAGGAGTCAGAGGACCAGCACTGTTGCTCGGCAACCGTCTCCAGAACACCCTCTATGGACCGCAGTTCAGGAGATG GGAAAGAGGGAAGTCCAGCAGAGTCCAAAATTCTTTCAACTGGATTTTGA